A region from the Hyalangium gracile genome encodes:
- a CDS encoding serine/threonine-protein kinase: MANPREPESPRGPFRFGPYTLARRIGAGGMGEVYLAREENPRRACVVKKVLPRLMENKQFIGRFRDEARVVVHLQHPNIARVYAMGEAEGQLFLAMEYVQGKTLSRLAYRMRQRGQVMTPGVILQIGIRLCEGLAYAHDARDGSGQPLHLVHRDLSPANVCISYDGELKIIDFGASQSTLKEQQTAPRVVIGNLTYMSPEQARKKFVDRRADVYSAGVVLWELFSWNPLPQKGEPLERWRKAAYPKWDPPSRYRTGVPPAVDAVVMKALSTEPDQRFPDAAALGAELARLKAKLAPQVTDEDVARVMWDAFAEEKAAEDAVLAELLGKDPSRALTEQAIPAKLAPPTALAFEHSGLEAPEDYVPGEDAPPAGAAARPAPAGRSETREARVSFGMDVAGDGDADVGMVEARRPQLVRDLEDDEEDMLTPAVESGADARRRWIWLALGLFLGACAAGFGVVWLLAP, from the coding sequence TTGGCTAACCCCCGAGAGCCAGAGTCCCCTCGCGGGCCCTTCCGGTTCGGTCCCTACACCCTGGCGCGGCGCATCGGCGCCGGGGGCATGGGAGAGGTGTACCTGGCGCGCGAGGAAAATCCCCGTCGCGCGTGCGTGGTGAAGAAGGTGCTGCCGAGGCTGATGGAGAACAAGCAGTTCATCGGCCGCTTCCGGGACGAGGCGCGGGTGGTGGTGCACCTGCAGCACCCCAACATCGCCCGCGTCTACGCGATGGGCGAGGCGGAGGGGCAGCTCTTCCTGGCCATGGAGTACGTGCAGGGCAAGACGCTCAGCCGCCTGGCCTACCGCATGCGCCAGCGCGGCCAGGTGATGACGCCCGGAGTCATCCTCCAGATTGGCATCCGGCTCTGCGAGGGGCTGGCCTACGCGCACGATGCCCGGGACGGCTCGGGCCAGCCGCTGCACCTGGTGCACCGGGACTTGTCCCCCGCCAACGTCTGCATCTCCTACGACGGAGAGCTGAAGATCATCGACTTCGGCGCCTCGCAGTCCACGCTGAAGGAGCAGCAGACGGCGCCGCGCGTGGTCATCGGCAACCTCACGTACATGTCCCCGGAGCAGGCGCGGAAGAAGTTCGTGGACCGGCGCGCGGACGTGTACTCGGCGGGCGTGGTGCTGTGGGAGCTGTTCTCGTGGAACCCGCTGCCGCAGAAGGGCGAGCCGCTGGAGCGCTGGCGCAAGGCGGCCTACCCGAAGTGGGATCCGCCGAGCCGCTACCGCACGGGCGTGCCGCCGGCCGTGGACGCGGTGGTGATGAAGGCCCTGTCCACCGAGCCCGACCAGCGCTTCCCGGACGCGGCGGCGCTGGGGGCGGAGCTGGCGCGGCTCAAGGCGAAGCTGGCGCCCCAGGTGACGGACGAGGACGTGGCGCGCGTCATGTGGGACGCGTTCGCCGAGGAGAAGGCCGCGGAGGACGCGGTGCTCGCGGAGCTGCTGGGCAAGGACCCGTCGCGAGCGCTCACCGAGCAGGCCATCCCCGCGAAGCTGGCGCCCCCGACCGCGCTGGCCTTCGAGCACAGCGGGCTGGAGGCGCCCGAGGACTATGTCCCCGGCGAGGACGCTCCCCCAGCGGGTGCCGCGGCCAGGCCGGCTCCCGCGGGCCGCAGTGAGACGCGCGAGGCCCGTGTCAGCTTCGGCATGGACGTGGCGGGCGATGGGGACGCGGACGTGGGCATGGTGGAGGCGCGCCGGCCGCAGCTCGTACGGGACCTCGAGGACGACGAAGAGGACATGCTGACGCCCGCGGTGGAGAGCGGCGCGGATGCCCGGCGGCGCTGGATCTGGCTGGCGCTCGGTCTCTTCCTGGGCGCGTGCGCCGCGGGGTTTGGCGTGGTGTGGCTGCTCGCTCCATGA
- a CDS encoding DUF4291 domain-containing protein: MPLVTESYTSQRQRWPTSGRHILAQHDERSVVVYQAYAPRIGRFAAEHRFFGGDFKLTRMSWIKPNFLWMMYRCGWATKADQETVLAVRLRREAFESVLARAVHSKHVPEVYGTPEDWKAEMARSDVRLQWDPDHSPTGAPLERRAIQLGLQGETLRRYAKEWLLDIEDITPFVQEQREHLTKDRLDQLLIPRETVFWPADEATVKRLGLAMPPEGAQDGRARTPGSP, translated from the coding sequence ATGCCTCTCGTCACCGAGTCCTACACGTCCCAGCGTCAGCGCTGGCCCACCTCAGGGCGCCACATCCTGGCCCAGCACGATGAGCGCTCCGTCGTCGTCTACCAGGCGTATGCGCCGCGCATCGGGCGCTTCGCGGCGGAGCACCGCTTCTTCGGCGGCGACTTCAAGCTGACGCGCATGAGCTGGATCAAGCCGAACTTCCTCTGGATGATGTACCGCTGCGGCTGGGCGACGAAGGCGGACCAGGAGACGGTGCTCGCGGTGCGGCTGCGCCGCGAGGCGTTCGAGTCGGTGCTGGCGCGGGCGGTGCACTCCAAGCACGTGCCGGAGGTGTACGGCACGCCGGAGGACTGGAAGGCGGAGATGGCGCGCTCGGACGTGCGGCTGCAGTGGGATCCGGACCACTCGCCCACGGGCGCGCCCCTGGAGCGGCGAGCCATCCAGCTCGGGCTGCAAGGAGAGACGCTGCGGCGCTATGCGAAGGAGTGGCTCCTCGACATCGAGGACATCACGCCGTTCGTCCAGGAGCAGCGCGAGCACCTCACGAAGGACCGGCTCGACCAGCTCCTCATCCCACGCGAGACGGTGTTCTGGCCCGCGGACGAGGCCACGGTGAAGCGCCTGGGGCTGGCCATGCCCCCGGAGGGAGCCCAGGATGGACGGGCACGTACACCGGGCTCACCCTGA
- the hemL gene encoding glutamate-1-semialdehyde 2,1-aminomutase — MNHSQSKALFTRAQERIPGGVNSPVRAFRGVGGDPVFFREATGAWMTDVDGNRYVDLVGSWGPLILGHAYPPIVEAVIDAARRGTSYGAPHPGEVELAELICATVPSVEKVRLVSSGTEATVAAIRLARGFTGRDSILKFEGCFHGAGDPFLVKAGSGVETLGLPDSPGVPSALAKLTLTAPFNDIGAVERIFAEKGKEIACAIIEPVVGNMGVLIPKLNYLKDLQELCRKHGVLLVLDEVMTGFRLARGGAQELFGLQPDLTTFAKVVGGGMPLGAYGGRRDIMAKIAPEGPVYQSGTLSGNPVAVAAGLACLKALAAPGTYARLEQISKLLEDGLEAEAKAAGVPVTINRVGSMLTVFFTSSPVYDYASAKKADTARFGKFFHAMLHEGVYLPPSQFEAAFVSLAIGEPEVAHILAAARKAFRALG; from the coding sequence ATGAACCACTCCCAGAGCAAGGCTCTCTTCACCCGGGCGCAGGAGCGCATTCCGGGTGGCGTGAACTCGCCCGTGCGCGCCTTCCGCGGCGTTGGTGGCGACCCCGTCTTCTTCCGCGAGGCGACGGGCGCGTGGATGACGGACGTGGACGGCAACCGCTACGTGGACCTCGTCGGGAGCTGGGGTCCGCTCATCCTCGGCCACGCCTATCCGCCCATCGTCGAGGCCGTCATCGACGCGGCTCGCCGGGGCACCTCCTACGGCGCCCCGCACCCGGGCGAGGTGGAGCTGGCGGAGCTCATCTGCGCCACCGTGCCCAGCGTGGAGAAGGTGCGCCTGGTGTCCAGCGGCACCGAGGCCACCGTGGCGGCCATCCGCCTGGCGCGCGGCTTCACCGGCCGCGACTCCATCCTCAAGTTCGAGGGCTGCTTCCACGGCGCGGGAGACCCGTTCCTGGTGAAGGCGGGCAGCGGCGTGGAGACGCTCGGGCTGCCGGACTCGCCGGGCGTGCCGTCCGCGCTGGCCAAGCTCACCCTCACCGCGCCCTTCAATGACATCGGCGCGGTGGAGCGCATCTTCGCGGAGAAGGGCAAGGAGATCGCCTGCGCCATCATCGAGCCGGTGGTGGGCAACATGGGCGTGCTCATCCCCAAGCTGAACTACCTCAAGGACCTCCAGGAGCTGTGCCGCAAGCACGGCGTGCTGCTGGTGCTGGACGAGGTGATGACGGGCTTCCGGCTGGCGCGCGGCGGAGCGCAGGAGCTGTTCGGGCTGCAGCCGGACCTGACGACGTTCGCCAAGGTGGTGGGCGGCGGCATGCCGCTGGGCGCGTACGGCGGCCGGCGCGACATCATGGCGAAGATCGCCCCCGAGGGCCCGGTGTACCAGTCGGGCACGCTGTCGGGGAACCCGGTGGCGGTGGCCGCGGGGCTGGCGTGCCTCAAGGCGCTGGCGGCGCCGGGCACCTACGCGCGGCTGGAGCAGATCAGCAAGCTGCTGGAGGACGGGCTGGAGGCCGAGGCGAAGGCGGCCGGCGTGCCCGTCACCATCAACCGCGTGGGCAGCATGCTCACCGTCTTCTTCACCAGCAGCCCGGTGTACGACTACGCGAGCGCGAAGAAGGCGGACACGGCGCGCTTCGGGAAGTTCTTCCACGCCATGCTGCACGAGGGCGTCTACCTGCCGCCGAGCCAGTTCGAGGCGGCGTTCGTCTCGCTGGCCATCGGTGAGCCGGAGGTGGCGCACATCCTCGCCGCGGCGCGAAAGGCCTTCCGCGCGCTTGGCTAA
- a CDS encoding SRPBCC family protein yields MKFSLNPATESALYLTRTFNVSKDKVMKAWMDPDALQKWWGPMAAVDWKPKLGNTFRFDYPIVAGDKTAVVGEFRDISDDMLVLSWVGEGGKKALGGTLVTVEFRKLPKGTEVALTHELLPTGAARDAQRTEWLGRLERLSQTLG; encoded by the coding sequence ATGAAGTTCAGCCTCAACCCCGCCACGGAGAGCGCGCTGTACCTGACCCGCACCTTCAACGTGTCGAAGGACAAGGTGATGAAGGCGTGGATGGACCCCGACGCCCTCCAGAAGTGGTGGGGGCCCATGGCGGCGGTGGACTGGAAGCCGAAGCTCGGCAACACGTTCCGGTTCGACTATCCCATCGTCGCCGGGGACAAGACCGCCGTGGTGGGCGAGTTCCGCGACATCTCCGATGACATGCTCGTCCTCTCCTGGGTGGGCGAGGGCGGGAAGAAGGCGCTCGGCGGCACGCTGGTGACGGTGGAGTTCCGCAAGCTCCCCAAGGGAACCGAGGTGGCGCTCACCCACGAGCTGCTGCCCACGGGCGCCGCGCGCGACGCGCAGCGCACCGAGTGGCTGGGCCGGCTCGAGCGGCTGAGCCAGACGCTCGGCTGA
- a CDS encoding alpha/beta hydrolase — translation MIRIKRVLMVFFSVVALGYLGLMGGMFAIQRSILFPAPRGPQQAPPEGPGFRRLTPPGGPVVDVFHLPARPGQPTVVHFHGNGEQLQWLVDLGEAMHERGLGFLAVEYPGYGTNPGTPTEQGIYQAAEVALAELRAQGVKPESTVLSSHSMGGGPAVEMARRGHGARLVLTAPFTSVVDMANLAFPFLPTRLLVRDPFDNASKAPGIDIPVLIFHGDRDVVIPVEMGQRMGRLFPRATMEVVPGGGHNDLLTRTYPVLVDRIAAFARGEPAVPVSRGGP, via the coding sequence ATGATCCGGATCAAGCGCGTGCTGATGGTGTTCTTCTCGGTTGTAGCGCTGGGCTACCTCGGCCTGATGGGGGGCATGTTCGCGATCCAGCGCTCGATCCTCTTCCCGGCGCCGCGCGGTCCCCAGCAGGCGCCCCCCGAGGGGCCAGGCTTCCGGCGGCTCACACCGCCCGGAGGGCCGGTGGTGGACGTGTTCCACCTGCCCGCCCGGCCGGGCCAGCCGACGGTGGTGCACTTCCACGGCAACGGCGAGCAGCTCCAGTGGCTGGTGGACCTGGGCGAGGCGATGCACGAGCGAGGGCTCGGCTTCCTCGCGGTGGAGTACCCGGGCTACGGCACCAACCCGGGCACGCCGACGGAGCAGGGCATCTACCAGGCGGCGGAGGTGGCGCTCGCGGAGCTGCGAGCCCAGGGCGTGAAGCCCGAGTCCACGGTGCTGAGTTCCCACAGCATGGGCGGGGGCCCGGCGGTGGAGATGGCCAGGCGCGGCCACGGCGCTCGGCTGGTGCTGACGGCGCCCTTCACCTCGGTGGTGGACATGGCGAACCTCGCCTTCCCGTTCCTGCCCACGCGGCTGCTGGTGAGGGACCCGTTCGACAACGCCTCGAAGGCGCCCGGCATCGACATCCCGGTGCTCATCTTCCACGGGGACCGGGACGTGGTCATCCCCGTCGAGATGGGCCAGCGGATGGGGCGCCTGTTCCCCCGCGCCACGATGGAGGTGGTGCCGGGAGGGGGGCACAACGACCTGCTGACCCGGACGTATCCGGTGCTCGTCGACCGCATCGCCGCCTTTGCTCGCGGCGAGCCGGCCGTGCCCGTGTCGCGGGGCGGCCCGTAG